A genomic window from Streptomyces mirabilis includes:
- the speB gene encoding agmatinase, with product MSSTEYPAAGDSQPRGPVDSSRVPRYAGPATFARLPRLDEVGRADVAVVGVPFDSGVSYRPGARFGGNAIREASRLLRPYNPAQDASPFALAQVADAGDIAANPFNINEAVETVEAAADELLGTGARLMTLGGDHTIALPLLRSVAKKHGPVALLHFDAHLDTWDTYFGAEYTHGTPFRRAVEEGILDTEALSHVGTRGPLYGKQDLTDDEKMGFGIVTSADIYRRGADEVADQLRQRIGDRPLYISIDIDCLDPAHAPGTGTPEAGGMTSRELLEILRGLSSCNLVSADVVEVAPAYDHAEITAVAASHTAYELTTIMSRQIAAARAQEAGNK from the coding sequence ATGAGCAGCACCGAGTACCCGGCAGCAGGCGACAGCCAGCCACGCGGCCCCGTCGACTCGTCCCGCGTCCCGCGGTACGCGGGCCCCGCGACCTTCGCCCGGCTGCCGCGCCTCGACGAGGTCGGCCGCGCCGACGTCGCCGTGGTCGGCGTGCCCTTCGACTCCGGGGTCTCCTACCGACCCGGCGCCCGCTTCGGCGGCAACGCCATCCGCGAGGCCTCCCGCCTGCTGCGCCCGTACAACCCGGCGCAGGACGCCTCCCCCTTCGCCCTCGCCCAGGTCGCCGACGCCGGTGACATCGCGGCGAACCCGTTCAACATCAACGAGGCCGTGGAGACGGTCGAGGCCGCGGCCGACGAGCTGCTCGGCACGGGCGCCCGCCTGATGACGCTGGGCGGCGACCACACCATCGCGCTCCCGCTCCTGCGCTCCGTGGCCAAGAAGCACGGCCCGGTGGCCCTGCTCCACTTCGACGCGCACCTCGACACCTGGGACACCTACTTCGGCGCCGAGTACACGCACGGCACCCCGTTCCGCCGGGCGGTGGAGGAGGGGATCCTGGACACGGAGGCCCTCTCCCACGTCGGCACCCGCGGCCCGCTGTACGGCAAGCAGGACCTCACCGACGACGAGAAGATGGGCTTCGGCATCGTCACCTCGGCGGACATCTACCGCCGAGGCGCCGACGAGGTCGCCGACCAGCTGCGCCAGCGCATCGGCGACCGCCCGCTGTACATCTCCATCGACATCGACTGCCTCGACCCGGCGCACGCCCCCGGCACGGGCACCCCGGAGGCCGGCGGCATGACCTCCCGCGAGCTGCTGGAGATCCTGCGCGGACTGTCCTCCTGCAACCTGGTCTCCGCGGACGTGGTCGAGGTCGCGCCCGCCTACGACCACGCCGAGATCACGGCGGTGGCCGCGTCCCACACGGCGTACGAACTGACGACGATCATGTCCCGCCAGATCGCGGCGGCCAGGGCTCAGGAGGCCGGGAACAAGTGA
- a CDS encoding sodium:solute symporter, whose product MAVDYTVIVVYLAGMLAMGWWGMRRAKSKSEFLVAGRRLGPAMYSGTMAAIVLGGASTIGGVGLGYQYGLSGAWMVFAIGLGLLALSVFFSARIARLKVYTVSEMLDLRYGGRAGVISGVVMWAYTLMLAVTSTIAYATIFDVLFDMNRTLAIIIGGSIVVAYSTLGGMWSITLTDMVQFVVKTVGVLLLLLPIAVIKAGGFSEMKAKLPTEYFDPLGIGGETIFTYVLIYTFGMLIGQDIWQRVFTARSDTTAKWGGTVAGTYCLVYALAGAVIGTAAKVLYPTLPSADTAFATIVKDELPVGVRGLVLAAALAAVMSTSSGALIACATVANNDIWAKLRGAVRPRGDDHDEVKGNRVFILVMGIAVICTAIALNNVVEALTVAYNLLVGGLLVPILGGLLWKRGTVHGALASVVVGGLAVVGLMATYGILANEPVYYGLLSSLVAYVIVSLATPATDPAVLAAWRERLAGRGADAEAEAEPAAVVA is encoded by the coding sequence ATGGCCGTCGACTACACAGTGATCGTCGTCTATCTGGCCGGCATGCTGGCCATGGGCTGGTGGGGCATGCGCCGCGCCAAGTCGAAGAGTGAGTTCCTGGTGGCCGGACGGCGCCTGGGCCCCGCGATGTACTCCGGGACCATGGCCGCGATCGTCCTCGGCGGCGCGTCCACCATCGGCGGCGTCGGACTCGGATACCAGTACGGGCTCTCCGGCGCCTGGATGGTGTTCGCCATCGGCCTCGGGCTCCTCGCGCTCTCCGTCTTCTTCTCCGCCCGCATCGCCCGCCTGAAGGTCTACACCGTCTCCGAGATGCTCGACCTCCGCTACGGCGGCCGGGCCGGCGTCATCTCCGGTGTCGTCATGTGGGCGTACACCCTGATGCTCGCGGTCACCTCGACCATCGCGTACGCCACCATCTTCGACGTCCTGTTCGACATGAACCGGACGCTCGCCATCATCATCGGCGGCTCGATCGTCGTCGCGTACTCCACGCTCGGCGGCATGTGGTCGATCACCCTCACCGACATGGTGCAGTTCGTCGTGAAGACCGTCGGCGTGCTGCTGCTCCTGCTCCCCATCGCGGTGATCAAGGCCGGTGGGTTCAGCGAGATGAAGGCCAAGCTGCCCACGGAGTACTTCGACCCGCTGGGCATCGGCGGCGAGACGATCTTCACCTACGTGCTGATCTACACCTTCGGCATGCTCATCGGCCAGGACATCTGGCAGCGCGTGTTCACCGCCCGCAGCGACACGACCGCCAAGTGGGGCGGCACCGTCGCCGGCACCTACTGCCTGGTGTACGCCCTCGCCGGCGCCGTCATCGGCACGGCGGCGAAGGTGCTCTACCCGACGCTGCCCAGCGCCGACACCGCCTTCGCGACCATCGTCAAGGACGAGCTTCCGGTCGGCGTACGGGGCCTGGTGCTCGCCGCCGCCCTCGCCGCCGTGATGTCCACGTCCTCCGGTGCCCTCATCGCCTGCGCCACCGTCGCCAACAACGACATCTGGGCCAAGCTGCGCGGAGCCGTAAGGCCCCGAGGGGACGACCACGACGAGGTCAAGGGGAACCGGGTCTTCATCCTCGTCATGGGCATCGCCGTGATCTGTACCGCCATCGCCCTCAACAACGTCGTCGAGGCGCTGACCGTCGCGTACAACCTGCTCGTGGGTGGTCTGCTCGTCCCGATCCTCGGCGGACTGCTGTGGAAGCGCGGGACCGTGCACGGCGCGCTCGCCTCCGTCGTCGTCGGCGGGCTCGCGGTCGTCGGACTGATGGCGACGTACGGCATCCTTGCGAACGAGCCCGTCTACTACGGGCTGCTGTCCTCGCTGGTCGCCTACGTGATCGTCTCCCTGGCCACACCCGCGACCGACCCGGCGGTCCTGGCCGCCTGGCGCGAGCGGCTGGCCGGGCGCGGCGCGGATGCCGAGGCCGAGGCCGAGCCGGCGGCCGTGGTCGCCTAG
- a CDS encoding PucR family transcriptional regulator ligand-binding domain-containing protein, with the protein MEGTSTVPDTSATSVTSAPPVPPTPPVPLSALLAREDLGLRHIAGPDEQDTVIHWAHTSEMADPYPYLLGGELLLTAGVHIPEAAGSGTYFDDYVSRIVAAGGAALGFGLAPVHDTVPRALVAACDTYGLPLLEVPPQTTFSGVARAVWQLMAQARLAELRRVTEAQQSLAAAAARPDPVAAVLRQLAQRVGGWAVLYGPEGAELARAGRTPEDGPVVALGALAAVVRPGPTRPAVPQGPTPPPTPTPTPSSATDTVGGTHLAAYALGGGRGFVLGVAASRRDPGDHTIASVAAVLLSLLTGEQQSGSGSARSAALVRLLLGAVPEDVAPLLGGDRWTVVHARPAADGPTPDAVAASALGAALGSALIDTGGSVVRVLVPGDREPAAQKGWICGVSAAVGPHEWASADGQAARALARARATRTPLVRHGERPALADLVPPDDAAAHARALLAPIAATPALTETLRTWLSLHGSWDRTAVALSVHRNTVRQRIARCAALLEADLDDADVRMELWFALRES; encoded by the coding sequence ATGGAGGGAACGTCCACCGTGCCGGACACATCCGCCACATCCGTCACATCAGCCCCGCCGGTCCCTCCCACCCCACCGGTGCCGCTGTCCGCCCTCCTGGCCCGGGAGGACCTCGGCCTGCGCCACATCGCGGGCCCCGACGAACAGGACACGGTGATCCACTGGGCGCACACGTCGGAGATGGCGGACCCGTACCCGTATCTGCTGGGCGGTGAGCTGCTGCTGACCGCCGGGGTGCACATCCCGGAGGCGGCGGGCTCGGGCACCTACTTCGACGACTACGTCTCCCGGATCGTGGCGGCGGGCGGCGCGGCGCTCGGCTTCGGCCTGGCGCCGGTGCACGACACGGTGCCGCGCGCCCTGGTCGCGGCCTGCGACACCTACGGCCTGCCCCTGCTGGAGGTCCCGCCCCAGACCACCTTCTCGGGCGTGGCCCGCGCGGTGTGGCAGCTGATGGCGCAGGCCCGGCTGGCGGAGCTGCGGCGGGTCACGGAGGCCCAGCAGAGCCTGGCGGCGGCCGCCGCGCGCCCGGACCCGGTGGCGGCGGTACTGCGGCAGCTGGCCCAGCGGGTGGGCGGCTGGGCGGTGCTGTACGGCCCGGAGGGCGCGGAACTGGCCCGCGCGGGAAGAACACCGGAGGACGGTCCCGTGGTCGCACTCGGCGCCCTGGCCGCCGTCGTACGCCCCGGGCCGACCCGTCCCGCGGTCCCCCAGGGCCCCACTCCGCCCCCCACCCCCACTCCCACCCCCTCCTCCGCCACCGACACCGTGGGCGGCACCCACCTGGCCGCGTACGCCCTCGGCGGCGGGCGGGGCTTCGTCCTGGGGGTCGCGGCGTCGCGCCGGGACCCCGGGGACCACACCATCGCCTCCGTCGCGGCCGTCCTCCTCTCCCTCCTCACCGGCGAGCAGCAGAGCGGGAGCGGCTCGGCGCGCTCGGCGGCGCTCGTACGACTCCTGCTGGGCGCCGTGCCCGAGGACGTGGCCCCACTGCTCGGCGGGGACCGGTGGACCGTCGTGCACGCCCGCCCCGCGGCGGACGGCCCGACGCCGGACGCCGTCGCCGCGTCCGCGCTGGGGGCGGCCCTGGGCTCCGCGCTCATCGACACCGGGGGGAGTGTCGTACGCGTCCTCGTCCCCGGCGACCGCGAGCCGGCCGCGCAGAAGGGCTGGATCTGCGGGGTCAGCGCGGCGGTCGGCCCGCACGAGTGGGCGTCCGCCGACGGGCAGGCGGCCCGCGCCCTGGCCCGGGCCCGGGCGACCCGCACGCCCCTCGTCCGCCACGGCGAGCGGCCCGCCCTGGCGGACCTCGTGCCGCCGGACGACGCCGCGGCCCACGCGCGCGCCCTCCTCGCCCCCATCGCCGCCACCCCGGCCCTCACCGAGACCCTCCGCACCTGGCTCTCCCTGCACGGCAGTTGGGACCGCACGGCCGTCGCCCTGTCCGTCCACCGCAACACCGTCCGCCAACGCATCGCACGGTGTGCGGCGTTGCTGGAGGCGGACCTCGACGACGCGGACGTACGGATGGAGTTGTGGTTCGCACTGAGGGAATCGTGA